One genomic segment of Ricinus communis isolate WT05 ecotype wild-type chromosome 3, ASM1957865v1, whole genome shotgun sequence includes these proteins:
- the LOC8284818 gene encoding aldehyde dehydrogenase family 2 member C4 yields MAHQSNERSDSFFKIPKIKFTKLFINGEFVDSISGKTFETVDPRSGEVITRVAQGDKGDVDLAVKAARHAFDNGPWPRMSGFARGRILMEFADIIEEHIEELAAIDTIDAGKLFTMGKAADIPMAINLLRYYAGAADKIHGQVLKMSRELQGYTLHEPVGVVGHIIPWNFPTNMFFMKVAPALAAGCTMVVKPAEQTPLSALYYAHLAKQAGIPDGVINVITGFGPTAGAAIASHMDIDKVSFTGSTEVGRKIMQAAATSNLKQVSLELGGKSPLLIFDDADIDTAVDLALLGILYNKGEVCVASSRVYVQEGIYDELVKKLEKKAKDWVVGDPFDPISRLGPQVDKQQFDKILYYIEHGKKEGATLLTGGKPSGNKGYYLQPTIFTDVKEDMMIAKDEIFGPVMSLMKFKTIDEAIERANNTKYGLAAGIVTKNLDVANTVSRSIRAGIIWINCYFGFDNDCPFGGYKMSGFGRELGLDALHKYLQVKSVVTPIYNSPWL; encoded by the exons ATGGCACATCAAAGCAATGAACGCTCAGACTCTTTCTTCAAGATACCAAAAATTAAGTTTACAAAACTGTTCATCAATGGAGAATTTGTTGATTCTATTTCAG GGAAAACATTTGAGACGGTAGACCCAAGAAGTGGAGAGGTGATAACAAGAGTTGCACAGGGAGATAAAGGAGATGTTGATCTAGCAGTGAAAGCTGCACGCCATGCATTTGACAATGGCCCCTGGCCTCGCATGTCTGGTTTT GCAAGGGGAAGGATTCTGATGGAATTTGCGGATATAATTGAGGAGCATATAGAAGAATTAGCCGCAATAGACACCATTGATGCTGGAAAGTTATTCACTATGGGAAAAGCTGCTGACATTCCGATGGCAATAAACCTTTTAAGATACTATGCAGGTGCAGCAGATAAAATACATGGACAAGTACTGAAAATGTCGCGTGAGCTTCAAGGGTATACGCTGCACGAACCTGTAGGTGTCGTAGGACATATCATCCCTTGGAACTTTCCTACTAACATGTTCTTCATGAAGGTTGCTCCAGCCCTAGCTGCTGGGTGCACTATGGTTGTCAAGCCAGCTGAGCAAACTCCCCTTTCAGCCCTCTATTATGCTCATCTAGCTAAGCAG GCTGGTATTCCCGATGGAGTGATCAATGTTATAACTGGGTTCGGGCCAACTGCTGGTGCTGCTATTGCTTCTCATATGGACATTGATAAG GTAAGCTTTACCGGGTCTACTGAAGTTGGAAGGAAAATAATGCAAGCTGCAGCAACAAGCAATTTGAAACAGGTTTCACTTGAATTAGGAGGCAAATCACCTCTCCTAATCTTTGATGATGCTGATATCGATACAGCTGTTGATCTTGCTCTCCTCGGCATCCTGTATAATAAG GGAGAAGTTTGCGTAGCAAGTTCACGGGTTTATGTGCAGGAAGGGATTTATGACGAACTTGTAAAGAAGTTGGAGAAGAAGGCAAAAGATTGGGTTGTCGGCGATCCTTTTGATCCTATTTCTCGCCTAGGTCCACAG GTCGATAAGCagcaatttgataaaattttgtaTTACATTGAACATGGCAAGAAAGAAGGAGCCACCCTATTAACAGGTGGTAAACCTTCAGGCAATAAGGGATACTATCTCCAACCCACTATTTTCACTGATGTCAAG GAGGATATGATGATTGCTAAGGATGAAATTTTTGGACCTGTGATGTCACTGATGAAGTTCAA gACAATTGATGAGGCAATAGAGAGAGCAAACAATACTAAATATGGGCTGGCAGCTGGGATAGTAACCAAGAATCTGGATGTGGCAAACACAGTATcaagatcaatacgtgcgggtATCATATGGATAAACTGTTACTTTGGATTCGATAATGACTGTCCTTTTGGAGGGTACAAGATGAGTGGGTTTGGAAGAGAACTTGGACTGGATGCCCTCCATAAGTATCTACAAGTAAAGTCTGTTGTCACTCCTATTTACAATTCTCCCTGGCTGTGA
- the LOC8284817 gene encoding FRIGIDA-like protein 4a: MAIDLAINTDRTQKFIEDLEAQKTILSSCTQLFTTLTSHFTSLQQSLTVKSQSLDSKFQSLQSNSNQTLESLSHRETSIPERESAAAAKIEEQKVKALAEFEKSQKYDNLSDYLKSISRKMDASGLLKFVISKRKESVSLRAEISPAIMEAVDPAMLILDAVDEFVNSKIEKVGVTDKRWACGMLVQVLFPEMSSGCFGGKCKGPKFSRSAVERAGKILERWKGMEEKVNGEEGGGGSSGVVGPAEAVMFLQMVVVFGLKARFDEEYLRKLVMENATRRDMAKLAVAVGFGEKMEGMIDELVKNGKEVEAVYFASESVLTEKFPPVSLLKSYIKNSKKITATILKNGNFSAAATDESNTVELSSIKAVINCVEDHKLESEFSLDSLRKRVTRLEKTKAERKKSSAAAAAAAKSQNKRGPSASGGRDPRAPTFRPGKAAKFSNAYSPFGRRNPAPVTQHSPAARYSGPYNYPSQNVYEGHSTAPYASTYGASHAQSPAAIPQQHYSLPVDNAAAGFRASGSYGGQANYGAYDYGSGAPPTFQSSSYTQ; this comes from the exons ATGGCGATCGATTTAGCAATCAACACCGATAGAACTCAGAAATTCATAGAAGACCTCGAAGCCCAAAAGACAATTCTATCCTCATGTACTCAACTATTCACAACTCTCACCTCTCACTTCACTTCCTTACAGCAATCTTTAACCGTAAAATCCCAATCCTTagattcaaagttccaatctCTGCAATCAAATTCCAATCAGACCTTAGAATCCCTTTCTCACAGAGAAACCTCCATCCCAGAACGCGAATCAGCCGCCGCTGCTAAAATTGAAGAACAAAAGGTAAAAGCTTTAGCAGAATTTGAAAAATCCCAAAAATATGATAACTTGTCTGATTATCTGAAATCAATTTCGAGGAAAATGGATGCTTCTGGATtgttaaaatttgtaatttcaaaaaggaaagaatCTGTATCATTGCGGGCGGAGATTTCGCCGGCGATTATGGAGGCTGTGGACCCCGCAATGTTGATTTTGGACGCGGTGGATGAGTTTGTGAATAGTAAGATTGAGAAAGTTGGGGTTACTGATAAGAGATGGGCATGTGGAATGTTAGTGCAGGTTCTTTTTCCTGAAATGAGTAGTGGCTGCTTTGGCGGGAAATGTAAAGGTCCGAAATTTTCAAGGTCAGCGGTGGAGAGGGCTGGAAAGATTTTAGAGAGATGGAAGGGGATGGAGGAGAAAGTTAATGGGGAAGAAGGTGGTGGTGGGAGTAGTGGAGTTGTGGGGCCAGCGGAGGCAGTTATGTTCTTGCAAATGGTGGTGGTTTTCGGGTTGAAGGCAAGATTTGATGAGGAGTACTTGAGGAAGCTTGTGATGGAGAATGCTACAAGAAGGGATATGGCTAAGCTTGCTGTGGCTGTTGGTTTTGGAGAGAAAATGGAAG GGATGATTGATGAATTGGTGAAAAATGGGAAGGAGGTAGAGGCTGTATATTTTGCCTCAGAGTCGGTTTTGACTGAAAAATTCCCTCCTGTTTCTCTGCTCAAGTCTTACATCAAGAACTCCAAGAAGATTACAGCCACCATCTTGAAGAATGGAAATTTTAGTGCAGCTGCAACG gaTGAGTCGAATACAGTGGAGTTGAGTTCCATCAAAGCCGTCATCAATTGTGTTGAAGATCACAAGCTTGAATCCGAGTTCTCCCTTGATAGCTTAAGGAAGCGGGTGACTCGGCTGGAGAAGACTAAGGCAGAGAGGAAGAAGAGTTCAGCAGCAGCAGCTGCTGCTGCTAAGTCTCAAAACAAGAGGGGCCCTTCTGCAAGTGGTGGCCGAGACCCCAGGGCACCTACATTTCGTCCAGGCAAAGCTGCTAAATTTTCAAATGCATATTCTCCTTTTGGCCGTAGGAACCCTGCTCCAGTGACACAGCATAGTCCAGCTGCCAGATATTCTGGACCATACAATTACCCTAGCCAGAATGTATATGAGGGCCACTCGACTGCTCCTTATGCATCAACTTATGGCGCTTCTCATGCTCAAAGCCCTGCGGCAATTCCTCAACAGCATTATTCACTTCCAGTAGACAATGCAGCTGCTGGTTTTCGTGCAAGTGGCTCTTATGGGGGGCAGGCTAATTATGGTGCATATGATTATGGCTCTGGCGCTCCACCTACATTTCAATCTTCATCATACACACAATAG